One window of the Piliocolobus tephrosceles isolate RC106 chromosome 17, ASM277652v3, whole genome shotgun sequence genome contains the following:
- the CBLN1 gene encoding cerebellin-1 — translation MLGAVELLLLGAAWLAGPARGQNETEPIVLEGKCLVVCDSNPTSDPTGTALGISVRSGSAKVAFSAIRSTNHEPSEMSNRTMIIYFDQVLVNIGSNFDSERSTFIAPRKGIYSFNFHVVKVYNRQTIQVSLMLNGWPVISAFAGDQDVTREAASNGVLIQMEKGDRAYLKLERGNLMGGWKYSTFSGFLVFPL, via the exons ATGCTGGGCGCCGtagagctgctgctgctgggggcTGCGTGGCTGGCGGGCCCGGCCCGCGGGCAGAATGAGACGGAGCCCATCGTGCTGGAGGGCAAGTGCCTGGTGGTGTGCGACTCCAACCCCACGTCCGACCCTACGGGCACAGCCCTGGGCATCTCTGTGCGCTCCGGCAGCGCCAAGGTGGCTTTCTCTGCCATCAGGAGCACCAACCACGAGCCGTCCGAGATGAGTAATCGCACCATGATCATCTACTTCGACCAG GTACTAGTGAACATTGGGAGCAACTTTGATTCAGAACGCAGCACTTTCATCGCCCCGCGCAAAGGGATCTACAGTTTTAACTTCCACGTGGTAAAAGTCTACAACAGACAGACCATACAG gtgAGCCTCATGCTAAACGGGTGGCCGGTGATTTCAGCCTTCGCTGGTGACCAGGACGTGACCCGGGAGGCCGCCAGCAACGGAGTCCTAATCCAAATGGAGAAAGGCGACCGAGCATACCTCAAGCTGGAGCGGGGAAACTTGATGGGGGGCTGGAAGTACTCGACCTTCTCCGGATTCCTCGTGTTTCCTCTCTGA